A window from Saccharomyces cerevisiae S288C chromosome XIII, complete sequence encodes these proteins:
- the IOC4 gene encoding Ioc4p (Member of a complex (Isw1b) with Isw1p and Ioc2p; interacts directly with H3K36me3 nucleosomes through its PWWP domain to recruit the Isw1b complex to open reading frames in a Set2p-dependent manner; Isw1b exhibits nucleosome-stimulated ATPase activity and acts within coding regions to coordinate transcription elongation with termination and processing), with product MSEAIFQPTDIVLAKVKGFSAWPAMIIPNELIPDNILKTKPVSVHKGKSGSDKKANEDIDADMESEARDREQSEEEEDIEDFGESEANPEKFIIYTPVLKFRKNDTLKSTYCVKFFCDDSYIWVKPMDMKILTSEDCRKWLSGKQRKNKKLIPAYEMAMRGKNGIDIWEFVEYGSYGKPDEEEYVEEEEEENEPEKKAIRPTRSSSRQRQKRASETEKSEGGNSNKRKRVTRSTRQQAIDASEEEEEEEEEKVQEAVRKRPQRTKTKKVVVSKTKPNPKTKAKKEKPKPPKPIKYHFEDDEDWSIVGLGPQDLSIEKTMDPIAKKLSQKKNLEKHVEIKLDLEDKLAGINKLLCDVLCSAINQAVSIKDDFEIILDELQIALDTRGSRNEFITIFQSNNSLLLNFRILFNLRKRELNKWDLWDRFQDIFKHIYSYQFIPDTEDWQLEQNMEIEEMDREKPSFSEDVKEEESKVGA from the coding sequence TTATCCCTAATGAACTCATCCCAGATAACATCCTCAAGACCAAACCTGTGAGTGTCCACAAAGGCAAATCAGGTAGTGataaaaaagcaaatgaaGATATAGATGCAGACATGGAATCAGAGGCTAGAGATCGAGAGCAAagcgaagaagaagaagatatagAGGATTTTGGTGAGAGTGAGGCTAAtcctgaaaaatttataatatACACTCCCGTTCTGAAGTTTCGTAAAAATGATACGTTGAAATCGACTTACTGCGTCAAGTTTTTTTGCGATGATTCTTATATCTGGGTGAAGCCCATGGATATGAAGATTCTAACAAGCGAAGATTGTCGTAAGTGGCTAAGCGGCAAACAGCGGAAGAATAAGAAACTCATACCGGCATATGAAATGGCTATGAGAGGCAAAAATGGAATTGATATTTGGGAATTTGTGGAATATGGGTCTTACGGCAAGCCAGATGAAGAGGAATATgtagaggaagaggaagaagagaacGAACCTGAAAAAAAGGCTATAAGGCCAACCAGGTCTTCCAGTAGACAGCGTCAGAAGCGCGCCTCAGAAACGGAAAAGAGTGAGGGCGGTAATAgcaataaaaggaaaagagtTACTAGATCGACTAGGCAACAAGCGATAGATGCTtcagaagaggaagaggaggaagaggaggaaaaaGTACAAGAGGCTGTTAGAAAGAGGCCGCAAAGGACCAAAACTAAGAAAGTTGTAGTATCCAAGACTAAACCAAATCCAAAAACAAAGgcaaagaaagagaaaccTAAACCACCTAAGCCAATCAAATATcattttgaagatgatgaagattgGAGCATTGTTGGGTTGGGCCCACAAGATCTATCAATCGAAAAAACGATGGATCCGATTGCGAAAAAACTGTCGCAGAAGAAAAATCTAGAAAAGCATGTGGAGATTAAGCTAGATCTGGAGGATAAACTAGCAGGTATCAACAAGCTCCTGTGTGATGTCTTATGTTCAGCCATTAACCAGGCTGTTTCGATAAAGGATGATTTCGAAATAATATTAGATGAATTGCAGATTGCCCTTGACACCAGGGGGTCCAGAAACGAATTTATAACAATTTTCCAATCAAATAATTCCCTACTGTTAAACTTTAGGATATTATTTAACTTAAGAAAAAGGGAACTGAACAAATGGGATCTGTGGGATCGTTTCCAGGATATTTTCAAGCATATTTATTCCTACCAGTTCATACCTGATACGGAAGATTGGCAACTAGAGCAAAATatggaaattgaagaaatggATCGG